One genomic window of Candoia aspera isolate rCanAsp1 chromosome 12, rCanAsp1.hap2, whole genome shotgun sequence includes the following:
- the NDUFA1 gene encoding NADH dehydrogenase [ubiquinone] 1 alpha subcomplex subunit 1, with translation MRGVLLASAGEVRQRCVGMWYEILPSAALMYVGLIIPGIATIYIHRYTNNGKNKRVIQDIKDWQALQREKRVCSTGLKGLENID, from the exons ATGCGCGGTGTGCTGCTGGCGTCTGCGGGAGAAGTCCGGCAGCGGTGCGTCGGGATGTGGTATGAAATTCTGCCCTCGGCGGCTCTTATGTACGTGGGGTTGATCATCCCCGGAATTGCCACTATCTACATCCACCGATACACAAACAACGGCAAG AATAAAAGAGTGATACAAGATATAAAAGACTGGCAAGCACTGCAAAGAGAGAAACGTGTCTGTAGCACTGGATTGAAG